From a region of the Agromyces ramosus genome:
- the cobA gene encoding uroporphyrinogen-III C-methyltransferase, translated as MTGRVTLVGGGPGTDDLLTVAAVRALAAADVVLYDRLAPHARLAEHAPNAELIDVGKRPGHHAIPQSEIEALIVGHAEAGARVVRLKGGDPYVLGRGSEEVLACHRAGIPVEVVPGVTSAVAVPAAAGIPLTHRGVSHLFTVVSGHAPLTEAELTHLAGLGGTIVVLMGVSALPSLTAGLARAGLDAEMPVAIIERGFQAGQRTTTGTLSDIVGAAGRAQVASPAVVVIGEVVRLAHDGEADSLALIDRAARLAAVFP; from the coding sequence ATGACCGGCCGGGTGACCCTCGTGGGAGGCGGCCCGGGCACCGACGACCTCCTCACCGTCGCCGCCGTGCGAGCGCTCGCCGCGGCCGACGTCGTGCTCTACGACCGGCTCGCGCCGCACGCCCGGCTCGCCGAGCACGCGCCGAACGCCGAGCTCATCGACGTCGGCAAGCGGCCCGGCCACCACGCCATTCCGCAATCCGAGATCGAGGCGCTCATCGTGGGGCACGCCGAGGCGGGCGCGCGGGTCGTGCGGCTGAAGGGCGGCGACCCGTATGTGCTCGGTCGCGGCAGCGAGGAGGTGCTCGCGTGCCATCGCGCCGGCATCCCGGTCGAGGTCGTCCCGGGTGTCACGAGCGCCGTCGCCGTTCCCGCCGCCGCGGGGATCCCGCTCACGCACCGCGGCGTGAGCCACCTCTTCACGGTGGTCTCGGGTCACGCCCCGCTCACCGAGGCCGAGCTCACCCACCTCGCGGGCCTCGGCGGGACCATCGTGGTGCTCATGGGCGTGAGCGCGCTGCCCTCGCTCACCGCGGGCCTCGCGCGCGCCGGACTCGACGCCGAGATGCCCGTCGCGATCATCGAACGCGGCTTCCAGGCCGGCCAGCGCACGACGACCGGCACGCTCTCCGACATCGTCGGGGCGGCCGGCCGTGCGCAGGTCGCCTCACCCGCCGTCGTGGTGATCGGAGAGGTGGTGCGCCTCGCCCACGACGGCGAGGCCGACTCGCTCGCACTCATCGACCGGGCGGCGCGCCTCGCCGCGGTGTTCCCGTGA
- a CDS encoding MFS transporter: MTDTTTSTTTTTTTGSEFTETTAGTLTHRPGRWIDGWNPEDDAQWSSAGRAIARRNLVWSIFAEFLGFVVWQLWSVVAVKLPDAGFAFGSNEIFWLISIPSLVGATLRVPYSFLVPRFGGRNWTIISAGLLLIPTIALAVCVGNPETPFGVMLAVAALAGFGGGNFASSMSNITFFYPKREKGWALGLNAAGGNLGASVAQFIVPIVITIGASATLNLPIAGWIWVPFILLAMIGAARYMNNLSSAKADFAGSAAALREPHLWILSLLYIGTFGSFIGFASVFPKLIADQFPEFSSIAVGGASISLAFLGALVGSLARPYGGRLSDRFGGARITMLVFASMAVITIAVIWTLPLGNFWLFLGCFLLLFAAAGMGNGSTYRMVPIVFAIRASGDDGARARKAAAALGLISAIGAYGGFLIPQALNVSFQASGGYQAAFLAFVAFYVVLLAVTYLVYVRSGQLREHRV, translated from the coding sequence ATGACCGACACCACGACATCCACCACGACCACCACGACCACCGGATCCGAATTCACCGAGACGACGGCCGGCACCCTCACCCATCGGCCGGGTCGCTGGATCGACGGCTGGAACCCCGAAGACGATGCGCAGTGGTCGTCGGCGGGTCGTGCCATCGCGCGCCGGAACCTGGTCTGGTCGATCTTCGCCGAGTTCCTCGGATTCGTCGTCTGGCAGCTCTGGAGCGTCGTGGCGGTGAAGCTGCCCGACGCCGGATTCGCGTTCGGATCGAACGAGATCTTCTGGCTCATCTCCATTCCGAGCCTCGTCGGCGCGACGCTGCGAGTGCCCTACTCGTTCCTCGTCCCCCGCTTCGGCGGCCGCAACTGGACGATCATCTCCGCTGGACTCCTCCTCATCCCGACCATCGCCCTCGCGGTGTGCGTCGGCAATCCCGAGACGCCGTTCGGCGTGATGCTGGCGGTCGCGGCCCTCGCCGGGTTCGGCGGCGGCAACTTCGCGAGCTCCATGTCGAACATCACGTTCTTCTACCCGAAGCGCGAGAAGGGCTGGGCGCTCGGGCTGAACGCCGCAGGCGGCAACCTCGGGGCATCCGTCGCCCAGTTCATCGTGCCGATCGTCATCACCATCGGCGCGAGCGCCACCCTGAACCTGCCCATCGCCGGCTGGATCTGGGTGCCGTTTATCCTCCTCGCCATGATCGGCGCCGCACGGTACATGAACAACCTGTCGTCGGCGAAGGCCGACTTCGCGGGCTCGGCGGCAGCGTTGCGCGAGCCGCACCTCTGGATCCTGTCGCTGCTGTACATCGGCACCTTCGGCTCGTTCATCGGCTTCGCGAGCGTGTTCCCGAAGCTCATCGCCGACCAGTTCCCCGAGTTCTCGAGCATCGCCGTCGGCGGGGCATCCATCTCGCTCGCCTTCCTCGGGGCCCTCGTCGGCTCGCTGGCCCGCCCGTACGGCGGACGCCTCTCCGACCGGTTCGGCGGTGCCCGCATCACGATGCTGGTCTTCGCATCGATGGCCGTGATCACCATCGCCGTGATCTGGACGCTGCCGCTCGGCAACTTCTGGCTGTTCCTCGGCTGCTTCCTGCTGTTGTTCGCGGCCGCCGGCATGGGCAACGGCTCGACCTACCGGATGGTGCCGATCGTCTTCGCCATCCGGGCATCGGGCGACGACGGGGCGCGGGCACGCAAGGCCGCGGCCGCGCTCGGGCTGATCTCCGCGATCGGCGCGTACGGCGGCTTCCTCATCCCGCAGGCGCTGAACGTCTCGTTCCAGGCCTCGGGCGGCTACCAGGCGGCATTCCTCGCATTCGTCGCCTTCTACGTCGTGCTCCTCGCCGTCACGTACCTCGTGTACGTCCGGTCGGGCCAGCTGCGCGAGCACCGGGTCTGA
- the map gene encoding type I methionyl aminopeptidase: MIELRTPAEIEQMRPAGRFVASVLEATSKAAAVGVNLLELDALAHEMIRAAGAESCYIDYHPSFGASPFGKVICTSVNDAVLHGLPHDYRLRDGDLLSLDFAASVDGWVADSAISMVVGTPRTEDLRLIDTTRRALDAGIAAARVGNRIGDISRAIADVAKSEGYAINTDFGGHGVGRTMHGDPHIPNNGRPGRGLPLKAGLVVAIEPWFLETTDRIFTDADGWTLRSADGSRGAHSEHTIAITEGDPIVLTQRA, from the coding sequence GTGATTGAACTGAGGACCCCGGCCGAGATCGAGCAGATGCGGCCCGCCGGCCGCTTCGTGGCAAGCGTGCTCGAGGCCACGTCGAAGGCCGCGGCCGTCGGCGTGAACCTGCTCGAGCTCGATGCGCTCGCGCACGAGATGATCCGCGCTGCCGGCGCCGAGAGCTGCTACATCGACTACCACCCCTCGTTCGGCGCGAGCCCGTTCGGCAAGGTCATCTGCACCTCGGTCAACGACGCCGTGCTGCACGGCCTCCCCCACGACTACCGGCTGCGCGACGGCGACCTGCTGAGCCTCGACTTCGCGGCATCCGTCGACGGATGGGTCGCCGACTCGGCGATCTCGATGGTCGTCGGCACTCCCCGCACCGAAGACCTGCGGCTCATCGACACCACGCGTCGCGCCCTCGACGCCGGCATCGCCGCCGCGCGCGTGGGCAACCGCATCGGCGACATCTCCCGGGCCATCGCCGACGTCGCGAAGTCCGAGGGGTACGCCATCAACACCGACTTCGGCGGCCACGGCGTCGGCCGCACCATGCACGGCGACCCGCACATCCCCAACAACGGGCGTCCCGGCCGTGGGCTGCCCCTGAAGGCGGGCCTCGTCGTCGCGATCGAGCCGTGGTTCCTCGAGACGACCGATCGCATCTTCACCGACGCCGACGGATGGACCCTGCGCAGCGCCGACGGCTCCCGTGGTGCGCACTCGGAGCACACGATCGCCATCACCGAGGGCGACCCGATCGTGCTCACGCAGCGCGCGTGA
- a CDS encoding uroporphyrinogen-III synthase produces MTDTIDERALGFRPDQLEGFRIGVTSDRRSGDLIDALERRGAQVVHAPTLRIANSQSDEPVIADTRRIIEARPDVLLATTAYGVRRWFEVADAAGLGEELVDALAETAILVRGPKARGGIRAAGLNDVGMSPEETTGSLIDTVLADYPSGLTVAVQMHGFLASEELDRLRAAHTRVLTVEPYRWIQPDSSDERVSRLIEAACGGGLDCIMFTSAPAVHALFSAAESLGRLDDLIDAMYGAVVTAAVGPVTAAPLIALGIEPIQPERYRMGALIRLVCEHLEQDRVARLETRHGPLGLRGTVVELEGRRISLAPTAHTIMRTLVRAGGSVVGRDRLAACLPGTDDDHALEVAVSRLRRTLGVPGLIATVVKRGYRIDV; encoded by the coding sequence GTGACCGACACGATCGACGAGCGAGCCCTCGGCTTCCGCCCCGACCAGCTCGAGGGATTCCGCATCGGGGTCACGAGCGATCGGCGCTCCGGCGACCTCATCGACGCGCTCGAACGTCGTGGGGCGCAAGTGGTGCACGCGCCGACGCTCCGCATCGCGAACTCGCAGTCCGACGAGCCGGTGATCGCCGACACCCGGCGCATCATCGAGGCCCGCCCCGACGTGCTCCTCGCGACCACCGCCTACGGGGTCCGGCGCTGGTTCGAGGTGGCGGATGCCGCGGGCCTCGGCGAGGAGCTCGTCGACGCGCTCGCCGAGACGGCGATCCTCGTGCGGGGCCCCAAGGCTCGTGGGGGCATCCGCGCCGCCGGCCTCAACGACGTCGGCATGAGCCCGGAGGAGACGACGGGCTCGCTCATCGACACGGTGCTCGCCGACTACCCGTCGGGCCTGACGGTCGCGGTGCAGATGCACGGGTTCCTCGCGTCCGAGGAGCTCGACCGGCTGCGCGCGGCGCACACGCGGGTGCTCACGGTGGAGCCGTACCGCTGGATCCAGCCCGATTCCTCCGATGAGCGGGTGAGCCGGCTGATCGAGGCGGCCTGCGGCGGCGGCCTCGACTGCATCATGTTCACGAGCGCTCCGGCGGTGCACGCGTTGTTCAGTGCCGCCGAATCGCTCGGCCGGCTCGACGACCTCATCGACGCGATGTACGGCGCGGTGGTCACTGCCGCGGTCGGCCCGGTGACCGCCGCCCCGCTCATCGCGCTGGGCATCGAGCCGATCCAGCCCGAGCGCTACCGCATGGGCGCCCTCATCCGGCTCGTGTGCGAGCACCTCGAGCAGGATCGCGTCGCCCGCCTCGAGACCCGTCACGGACCGCTCGGGCTGCGCGGCACGGTCGTCGAGCTGGAGGGGCGCAGGATCTCACTCGCGCCGACCGCCCACACCATCATGCGCACGCTCGTGCGTGCGGGCGGCTCCGTCGTCGGCCGCGATCGGCTCGCCGCATGCCTGCCCGGCACCGACGACGACCACGCGCTCGAGGTCGCCGTGAGCCGGCTGCGACGCACGCTCGGCGTGCCCGGCCTCATCGCGACGGTCGTCAAGCGCGGGTATCGGATCGACGTATGA
- the nirD gene encoding nitrite reductase small subunit NirD, with amino-acid sequence MPPTIEMTTTWERTCEVADLEPGWGEVALLGTHQVALVRITDEEVYAVTHHDPHTGAPVMARGIVGSRGDRPTIASPLHKEVYDLGTGECFTDPGLALRTYRTRIVGGMIEVELDR; translated from the coding sequence ATGCCGCCGACGATCGAGATGACGACCACCTGGGAGCGCACGTGCGAGGTCGCGGACCTCGAGCCGGGATGGGGTGAGGTCGCGCTGCTCGGCACCCACCAGGTCGCGCTCGTTCGAATCACCGATGAGGAGGTGTATGCCGTGACCCACCACGACCCGCACACGGGTGCGCCCGTGATGGCCCGCGGAATCGTCGGCTCGCGCGGCGATCGGCCGACGATCGCCTCGCCGCTGCACAAGGAGGTCTACGACCTCGGGACGGGCGAGTGCTTCACCGACCCCGGCCTCGCCCTGCGCACCTATCGCACGCGCATCGTGGGCGGGATGATCGAGGTCGAGCTCGACCGATGA
- a CDS encoding FAD-dependent oxidoreductase, giving the protein MTRPIVPNGSTPFRVVLVGFGPVGARLVEELLPAVRSGEIGLTVVGVESAHAYNRVLVAEYAVGGTSLDAMSLADRDEMELAGVRLLTGVQVASIEREAHTVTLDDGELLPYDRLVLATGARANVPTLDGVERHRRDRMSLEKYGAALIGRDDALPAGITSLRDLDDAERVLEAVRDRRRIVVLGAGVLGLEIALAAAHAGAQVCVVHHGPHPMPRNLDRGGGQVLRTALRRTGVSVIAHSRAEAVGFRTDDDGTRRFDFLVTADGKTLHGDLLLLSCGVTPRTDLAVLAGLRTATGIVVDADLRSWTDPDISAIGDCAQVVERTEETAGRRDLPGAPSGLIGPGWRQAAWLARQLVAVARGQEPETSAPAERDAIVALKAEHVDVVAVGQVTADPWEDDALVPSRGIAQWADAEHGRYVKMITDGGVLTGFVSIGMPRTAAELTLLFERRAELPADRSMLLRFDGPDYDPRDDADAFAPTSTVCWCNAVTVEGIETSASCGNTTVDGVGRDTRAGTGCGGCKGRIAEVLARYADNEEATRLTG; this is encoded by the coding sequence ATGACCCGACCGATCGTCCCGAATGGATCGACCCCGTTCCGGGTCGTGCTCGTCGGCTTCGGCCCGGTGGGAGCGCGCCTCGTCGAGGAGCTGCTGCCCGCCGTGCGCTCCGGCGAGATCGGCCTCACGGTCGTGGGCGTCGAATCCGCCCACGCGTACAACCGCGTGCTCGTCGCCGAGTACGCCGTCGGTGGCACGTCGCTCGACGCGATGAGCCTCGCCGACCGCGACGAGATGGAGCTCGCCGGTGTTCGACTGCTCACCGGCGTGCAGGTGGCGTCGATCGAGCGTGAGGCGCACACCGTCACGCTCGACGACGGTGAGCTCCTCCCCTACGACCGGCTCGTGCTCGCCACTGGCGCTCGCGCGAACGTGCCGACCCTCGACGGCGTCGAGCGGCATCGCCGCGACCGGATGTCGCTCGAGAAATACGGCGCCGCACTCATCGGGCGCGACGACGCACTGCCGGCGGGCATCACCTCGCTCCGCGACCTCGACGACGCGGAACGCGTGCTCGAGGCGGTGCGCGACCGCCGTCGCATCGTCGTGCTCGGCGCCGGCGTGCTCGGACTGGAGATCGCGCTCGCCGCCGCGCACGCGGGCGCCCAGGTGTGCGTCGTGCATCACGGGCCGCACCCGATGCCCCGCAACCTCGACCGAGGCGGCGGGCAGGTGCTGCGCACGGCGCTGCGCCGCACCGGGGTCTCGGTGATCGCGCACAGCCGCGCCGAGGCCGTCGGGTTCCGCACCGACGACGACGGCACCCGGCGCTTCGACTTCCTCGTCACGGCCGACGGCAAGACGTTGCACGGCGACCTGCTGCTCCTCTCCTGCGGCGTGACGCCGCGCACCGACCTCGCCGTGCTGGCGGGCCTCCGCACCGCGACGGGCATCGTCGTTGACGCCGACCTCCGCAGCTGGACCGACCCCGACATCTCGGCCATCGGCGACTGCGCACAGGTCGTCGAACGCACCGAGGAGACCGCGGGCCGCCGGGACCTCCCCGGCGCGCCGTCAGGGCTCATCGGTCCCGGCTGGCGGCAGGCGGCGTGGCTCGCCCGGCAACTCGTGGCGGTGGCGCGCGGCCAGGAGCCCGAGACGTCGGCGCCGGCCGAGCGTGACGCCATCGTCGCCCTCAAGGCAGAGCACGTCGACGTCGTGGCGGTCGGCCAGGTGACCGCCGACCCGTGGGAGGACGATGCACTCGTGCCGAGCCGCGGCATCGCCCAGTGGGCCGACGCCGAGCACGGCCGGTACGTGAAGATGATCACCGACGGCGGCGTGCTCACGGGGTTCGTGAGCATCGGCATGCCGAGGACCGCCGCCGAGCTCACGTTGCTGTTCGAGCGCCGCGCGGAGCTTCCGGCCGATCGATCGATGCTGCTGCGCTTCGACGGCCCCGACTACGACCCGCGCGATGACGCCGACGCGTTCGCGCCGACCTCGACGGTGTGCTGGTGCAACGCGGTCACCGTCGAGGGCATCGAGACGTCAGCCTCGTGCGGCAACACCACGGTCGACGGGGTCGGCCGCGACACCCGTGCTGGCACCGGCTGCGGCGGCTGCAAGGGTCGCATCGCCGAGGTGCTCGCGCGCTACGCCGACAACGAAGAGGCGACGAGGCTGACCGGCTGA
- the lepB gene encoding signal peptidase I, translated as MTQDTSTRTDRASSESARRKRGILLFLRDLLVIFVVAVLVSFLIKTFLIRSFFIPSQSMEETLVKDDRIIVNQLVPEVTPIERGDVVVFKDPGGWLPARVETPQPPLVAAVDWFLAFVGLSAPDSNDHLVKRVIGLPGDHIVCCNALGQMSVNGVPLDEPYVALPPGESKVSRDDFDVVVRDDSLWVMGDNRYNSKDSRYNTDTPLEGFVPIDNVVGRAFVVSWPVSHWIWLDNYPQVFDGVAEGNG; from the coding sequence ATGACACAAGACACAAGCACGCGAACAGATCGCGCGAGCTCGGAATCGGCACGTAGGAAACGAGGAATTCTCCTCTTCCTGCGAGACCTGCTCGTCATCTTCGTGGTGGCGGTACTGGTCTCGTTCCTCATCAAGACGTTCCTCATCAGGTCGTTCTTCATCCCATCGCAGTCGATGGAGGAGACGCTCGTGAAAGACGATCGCATCATCGTCAACCAGCTCGTTCCCGAGGTCACCCCGATCGAGCGCGGCGACGTCGTCGTGTTCAAAGATCCGGGCGGATGGCTCCCGGCACGAGTCGAGACGCCGCAGCCACCGCTCGTGGCCGCCGTCGACTGGTTCCTCGCCTTCGTCGGCCTCTCGGCACCCGACTCGAACGACCACCTCGTGAAACGGGTCATCGGCCTGCCCGGCGACCACATCGTCTGCTGCAACGCACTCGGCCAGATGAGCGTCAACGGCGTGCCGCTCGACGAACCGTACGTCGCGCTGCCGCCCGGCGAGAGCAAGGTCTCGCGCGACGACTTCGACGTCGTCGTGCGCGACGACTCGCTCTGGGTCATGGGCGACAACCGCTACAACTCGAAGGACTCGCGCTACAACACCGACACTCCGCTCGAGGGCTTCGTGCCGATCGACAATGTCGTCGGTCGTGCGTTCGTCGTCAGCTGGCCCGTCTCGCACTGGATCTGGCTCGACAACTACCCGCAGGTGTTCGACGGCGTCGCGGAGGGCAACGGGTGA
- the rplS gene encoding 50S ribosomal protein L19, which yields MHILDHVDAASLRSDIPDFRPGDTVKVHVNIVEGSRSRIQVFQGVVIGRQGEGVRETFTVRKVSFQVGVERKFPVHSPVIDHIEVVTRGDVRRAKLYYLRKLRGKKAKIKEKRDS from the coding sequence ATGCATATCCTCGACCACGTCGACGCCGCGAGCCTGAGGTCGGACATCCCCGACTTCCGCCCCGGCGACACCGTCAAGGTGCACGTCAACATCGTCGAAGGCTCGCGTTCGCGCATCCAGGTCTTCCAGGGCGTCGTCATCGGCCGTCAGGGCGAGGGCGTTCGCGAGACGTTCACGGTCCGCAAGGTCAGCTTCCAGGTCGGTGTCGAGCGCAAGTTCCCCGTGCACTCGCCGGTCATCGACCACATCGAGGTCGTCACCCGCGGTGACGTCCGTCGCGCGAAGCTCTACTACCTGCGCAAGCTCCGCGGCAAGAAGGCGAAGATCAAGGAGAAGCGCGACAGCTGA
- a CDS encoding molybdopterin oxidoreductase family protein, with protein MTGASTPTHCPYCALQCAMSLTASPAASSAGSADAPSAPVTVAGRDFPTNRGGLCKKGWTSAELLRAPSRLLAPLVRGEDGELHESGWDEALDLVAARLRGIRASHGADAVGVFGGGGLTNEKAYQLGKFARLALGTSRIDYNGRFCMSSAAAAGNRAFGVDRGLPFPLEDLDGAATVLLLGSNPGETMPPFIGHLAGAQAAGGLVVVDPRRTATARLTDDGKGMHVQPAPGTDLVLLLGLIHLVIAEGLVDDEYVATRTTGFDGLRRSVAAWWPERVQSITGVAALTLRRLARRLASGAPTFILTGRGVEQHVDGTDTATAAINLALLLGLPGRPGSGYGTLTGQGNGQGGREHGQKCDQLPGYRKITDPDARAHVARVWGVAPDVIPGPGIPAVELLQSLGRPGGLRALMVHGSNVVISSPNAGAVRHGLESLDFLVVCDFFRSETADLADVVLPVAQWAEEEGTMTSLEGRVIRRLPALDPPEGVRDELWILHELARRLDAPSVFHVRPEDVFEELRLASEGGIADYSGIDYAMLDAGEAAYWPYPRGSRGTPRLFADRFAHADGLARLVSVRVRAEVEHPSPADVLTLVTGRLLEHYQSGAQTRRVPELADAQPEALATVHPATAARFDIRDGDTVELVNSRGVVRCRARLSTDIRPDAVFVPFHFAGLQTANLLTSDAVDPVSAMPEFKTNLVSIRPISEAVA; from the coding sequence ATGACCGGCGCCTCGACCCCCACCCACTGCCCCTATTGCGCGCTGCAGTGCGCGATGTCGCTCACGGCGTCGCCCGCTGCGTCATCTGCAGGGTCGGCGGATGCCCCGAGCGCGCCGGTCACGGTCGCGGGCCGCGACTTCCCGACCAATCGCGGCGGACTCTGCAAGAAGGGCTGGACCTCGGCCGAGCTCCTCCGCGCGCCATCCCGCCTCCTCGCCCCGCTCGTGCGCGGCGAGGACGGCGAGCTCCACGAGAGCGGATGGGACGAGGCGCTCGATCTCGTGGCGGCGCGGCTCCGGGGCATCCGTGCCTCGCATGGCGCCGACGCGGTCGGCGTGTTCGGCGGCGGCGGCCTCACGAACGAGAAGGCGTACCAGCTCGGCAAGTTCGCGCGGCTCGCGCTCGGCACGAGCCGCATCGACTACAACGGCCGGTTCTGCATGTCGTCGGCGGCGGCAGCCGGCAACCGGGCGTTCGGCGTCGACCGCGGACTGCCGTTCCCGCTGGAAGACCTCGACGGGGCGGCCACCGTGCTCCTCCTCGGCAGCAATCCCGGCGAGACGATGCCACCGTTCATCGGGCACCTCGCGGGAGCGCAAGCGGCAGGCGGTCTCGTCGTCGTCGACCCGCGTCGCACCGCGACCGCCCGCCTCACCGACGACGGCAAGGGGATGCACGTGCAGCCCGCGCCCGGCACCGACCTCGTGCTGCTGCTCGGACTCATCCACCTCGTGATCGCCGAAGGGCTCGTCGACGACGAGTACGTGGCGACGCGCACGACGGGATTCGACGGCCTGCGGCGAAGCGTGGCCGCGTGGTGGCCCGAACGCGTGCAGTCGATCACCGGCGTGGCGGCACTGACGCTGCGCCGTCTCGCGCGGCGCCTCGCGTCGGGCGCGCCGACGTTCATCCTCACCGGCCGCGGCGTGGAGCAGCACGTCGACGGCACCGACACGGCGACCGCCGCCATCAACCTCGCGCTCCTGCTCGGACTCCCCGGACGACCGGGGTCGGGCTACGGCACGCTCACCGGCCAGGGCAACGGGCAGGGCGGGCGGGAGCACGGGCAGAAGTGCGACCAGCTCCCGGGGTACCGGAAGATCACCGACCCCGACGCCCGTGCGCACGTCGCGCGCGTGTGGGGCGTCGCCCCCGACGTCATCCCGGGTCCCGGCATCCCCGCCGTGGAACTGCTGCAGTCGCTCGGGCGGCCCGGCGGACTCCGGGCACTCATGGTGCACGGCTCGAACGTCGTCATCTCGTCGCCGAACGCCGGCGCCGTGCGGCACGGACTCGAGTCGCTCGACTTCCTCGTCGTGTGCGACTTCTTCCGCTCGGAGACGGCCGACCTCGCCGACGTCGTGCTCCCCGTTGCCCAGTGGGCCGAGGAGGAGGGCACGATGACCTCGCTCGAGGGGCGGGTCATCCGTCGACTGCCTGCCCTCGACCCGCCCGAAGGGGTGCGTGACGAGCTCTGGATCCTCCATGAGCTCGCGCGTCGGCTCGACGCACCCTCGGTGTTCCACGTGCGACCGGAAGACGTGTTCGAGGAACTGCGACTCGCCTCGGAGGGCGGCATCGCCGACTACTCCGGCATCGACTACGCCATGCTCGACGCCGGCGAGGCCGCCTACTGGCCGTATCCGCGCGGGAGCCGCGGCACGCCGCGCCTGTTCGCCGACCGGTTCGCGCACGCCGACGGGCTCGCGAGGCTCGTGTCGGTGAGGGTGCGCGCCGAGGTGGAGCATCCGTCGCCCGCCGACGTGCTCACGCTCGTCACCGGCCGCCTGCTCGAGCACTACCAGAGCGGTGCGCAGACGCGACGGGTCCCCGAGCTCGCCGACGCCCAGCCCGAGGCGCTCGCGACGGTGCATCCGGCGACCGCGGCCCGGTTCGACATCCGCGACGGCGACACCGTCGAGCTCGTCAACTCCCGTGGCGTGGTGCGATGCCGCGCACGACTCTCGACCGACATCCGACCCGATGCCGTGTTCGTGCCGTTCCACTTCGCGGGCCTCCAGACCGCGAACCTGCTCACCTCCGACGCCGTCGACCCGGTGTCGGCCATGCCCGAGTTCAAGACCAACCTGGTCTCGATCCGGCCGATCTCCGAGGCGGTGGCCTGA